From Xiphophorus maculatus strain JP 163 A chromosome 12, X_maculatus-5.0-male, whole genome shotgun sequence, the proteins below share one genomic window:
- the LOC102222994 gene encoding TBC1 domain family member 10A, which yields MAKTENGRPSVDMGSIRTLNSSHMEDESSLGSDSEINGFTSERQADRYGFIGGAQQYSEESAQDVPPEVLRQREVKWLDMLSHWDKWMIKRFNKVRLRCQKGIPPALRGRAWLYLSGGKVKREQNQGKFQELDSQPGDPKWLDVIEKDLHRQFPFHEMFVSRGGHGQQDLFRVLKAYTLYKPDEGYCQAQAPIAAVLLMHMPAEDAFWGLVQICEKYLPGYYSPGLEAIQLDGEILFALLRRVSPVAFRHLEKHKIDPILYMTEWFMCAFSRTLPWASVLRVWDMFLCDGVKIIFRVGLVLLKCTLGTREKLKNCQGLYETMELLRAIDPRCMQEGFLVREILEVPVTARDVDKEHHTQIKRWKKNRGELNFKPAPRMHGARIIMQAEPPRRQDLQQNPTIVLEVPEPPQKLNKGKEERKSKKKRSIKKPTAIEEIPNPYPLLTGPPPQSLNPPPPSLNPPPPSLNPPPPSSATPPPSFDLPSPFLDLPSPSLAPPPPPSDPPSPPPYATVTPETSPETETNSNHQQSAPPTDLPAAKESALQQSTQSLSSSEQDTYL from the exons ATGGCCAAAACAGAGAACGGCCGCCCGTCAGTGGACATGGGGAGCATCAGGACGCTGaacagcagccacatggaggatgAGAGCTCCCTGGGATCCGACTCGGAGATCAACGGCTTCACTAGCGAGAGGCAAGCCGACAGATACGGCTTTATCGGCGGGGCGCAGCAGTACTCGGAGGAGTC CGCTCAGGACGTCCCCCCCGAGGTGCTGAGGCAGCGCGAGGTCAAGTGGCTGGACATGCTCAGCCACTGGGACAAGTGGATGATCAAGAGGTTCAATAAG GTGAGACTCCGTTGTCAGAAGGGGATTCCTCCCGCCCTGAGAGGCCGCGCCTGGCTCTACCTTTCAGGAGGGAAGGTGAAGAGGGAACAGAACCAAGGAAAGTTTCAG gAGCTGGACAGTCAGCCAGGAGACCCAAAATGGCTCGATGTGATTGAGAAAGATCTCCATCGACAGTTTCCTTTTCACGAGATGTTTGTGTCGCGAGGGGGACACGG GCAGCAGGATCTGTTTCGTGTTCTCAAGGCATACACTCTGTACAAACCGGATGAGGGATACTGCCAGGCCCAGGCCCCTATTGCTGCTGTTCTGCTGATGCACATGCCTGCTGAG GATGCTTTCTGGGGATTGGTCCAAATCTGCGAGAAGTATCTTCCTGGTTACTACAGCCCAGGCTTG GAAGCGATCCAGTTAGACGGAGAGATCCTGTTTGCTCTGCTGCGCCGCGTCTCCCCAGTAGCCTTCCGGCACCTGGAGAAACATAAGATCGACCCCATCCTTTACATGACTGAGTGGTTTATGTGTGCCTTCTCCAGAACCCTGCCCTGGGCTTCAGTGCTGCGTGTCTGGGACATGTTCCTCTGTGACG GAGTCAAAATCATTTTCCGGGTGGGTTTGGTGCTGCTTAAGTGCACACTAGGGACTCGTGAGAAGCTGAAGAACTGCCAGGGTCTGTACGAAACCATGGAGCTCCTCCGGGCTATTGACCCTCGCTGCATGCAGGAGGGATTCCTGGTCCGAGAG ATTCTCGAAGTGCCCGTGACAGCGCGGGACGTAGACAAAGAGCATCACACCCAGATCAAACGCTGGAAGAAGAACCGCGGCGAGTTGAATTTCAAGCCCGCCCCGAGGATGCACGGCGCCCGCATCATCATGCAGGCCGAGCCGCCCAGGCGCCAGGACCTGCAGCAGAACCCCACTATTGTGCTGGAGGTTCCCGAGCCTCCCCAGAAGCTGAACAAGGGCAAAGAGGAGCGGAAGAGTAAGAAGAAAAGGAGCATAAAGAAACCGACCGCCATCGAGGAGATCCCAAACCCGTACCCTCTCCTCACAGGTCCGCCTCCTCAATCCTTGAATCCTCCTCCACCGTCTTTGAATCCTCCTCCACCGTCTTTGAATCCTCCTCCACCATCCTCGGCTACACCTCCACCATCCTTTGATCTGCCTTCTCCATTCTTGGATCTGCCTTCTCCATCCTTGGCCCCGCCTCCCCCACCCTCAGATCcgccttctcctcctccttacGCCACCGTAACCCCGGAGACCTCGCCAGAAACTGAAACGAACTCCAATCACCAGCAGAGCGCGCCTCCTACGGACCTTCCTGCTGCCAAAGAATCTGCTCTGCAGCAATCCACACAAAGCCTTAGCAGCTCAGAGCAGGATACATACCTGTAG